The window GTCAGGGATAGGTTGCCTGAACCAGACGTAGAGGAAGAAAGTGAAGATAGcgataaagaaaatttataatttcgttaaaaaagttttttgtaaaaacgtattttttaagtactaagtacaaatttatttgaaaataatatttttaaacactactttttgaaattttttggtaataaaataactttaaaaaaaaatgttgtttactTTTCTTaaccttttaaataaatgcggcccaaaaataaaattagttgcATACCCGAAATTGACTACAACTTTTTTtcatcattcttaaaaaaaaacataattaactttagtttaatatttatattgagtTAAAAGATTCTGGGCTAACCATTATATCGTAAAAATGTAATGCATTAAACTCTTTTATATTGCAATAATAGAAtaacaaaaagacaaaatttcaTGAATGTGGCACATTCATGTTTTTGGCTTGGAAAAAATTAGATCCAAATTCATGAATGTGACATATacaaaaacaatacaaaatagaaaaaaaacaataggcAACTATTAAACTACTTAAATATATACAGTATAAAAAGAtcaaataattacaaatttaagTACAAAAAGATCAAATACATAAGTTCTGACTGATTTTTCACAGCAAATTATATCTTTTAATTGCAATTATCTCATAAACACGATTTTGCACATGGTGTGCATCCTTTATAAATTGAAAAGATTAAATACCAGTTAGTCTTAAATTATCAAGGAGAAGTAGTAGTTATGGTTGAGGAAATGGCAAGAAATTTACTTGATGATACCTGTTAGAAATTtggtattatattatttgttaggCATGctttaaaaactcaaaaatttaaaaataattctggCCATAAGGCGTTTTATGGTTTCACTCTCTTCAATGCAAATTCACAtggcattaaaaataatttgttttaagattCAAGAAAAGCACTATAGTTTATTCGAGAGAAAAGAGAAGAGGACTGAAGCTCTAGAGACTCAAAAAATTATACCAATTCTAGGCTGAAATTTGGCTATTAATGCCATGACCTAAAACTGatttaaatcagaaaaaaaacatcaatgccaaaaaaaattgtggAGGAAtatgttttgtgatttaaattttttcttttctgaaTATCTGAAggagatatataaaaatatagaaaaagacACAGTTTCATTGTAaacaattaaatcaaatttttatttaaaaaataattgtattttacatttagttcaCACTCTAGTTCATTGGGTCATCATCAGATTGTACAACAATCTTTATATGTTCAGGATCACACTGTTGagtttctataaaattattgttaccTTCTTCTTTCACCTCATTTTCCAATTCTGTTATATGCTCGGGAGAAGTGGtgtactttaaataataaataaagtcatCCAGATTCTTAATAATATGTTGCACTCTACTGTTGCTTGACACAGAAGCTATTCTTGCAATATACCTGCActtttttaaaacgattttaaaCTTAGTATCTTTATCCATTTCTGATATCGAATCAAAATCTACATCCTCTAACATAACATCAATAGAACTTTTCTTTTTCGGTTGGAGTCTCATATACTCTTGCTCATTTACTGGGTGATTATGCAACTCTGCCACATTATAAACTTCTAAATATTGACCGTCTTCAGTTACCCTAAGAGATAAACCAGCTGGGCATGATTCTGGAACTTCATGGGCCAAAGATCTTCTGAATCTCTTCCCAGTTGTTTTCGAGGGCCGGTGTTTATGTgcaaaaaaacatgcatatttcAGCTGGTAAAATTCTAGTTCTAAGCGAATGTTTCTTCGCAATTTCCTTTTTGCTCCCTCCAGAGTACGACTATCCCTTTTAGAGTACCTCAAATAGTTCGCTCTCAGTGTCTTTTGGAGTTTTTCGTCAAATTCTTTGAAGCTTGAGAATCTGTCTCCCTCTTTAATGTCTAACTGTACCATTATTAACGTGGTGCTACCACTATTGGGCTCCTCAACAGTTTCAATGTTTTCCCCTTGTATTATAAAATCTTGGCTTTCTTCCGTTTCAGTCATTTTACCTGACTACTGAATCTACtttgtttgtaaacaaaatttctGCCATTTTCTCCTGAGATGACATAAAAGTCTAATGTCAAAATTGACAGATTGCGCGCCATCTGATTGGTTAGATATTACGTGACGAAACAAAATCAACcaatcagaatcgttggtcgcCATTTATTCCATACAACATGGAGTGTGTTAGTTGACCTTTCAAAATTTGTCATCAGCAAGTTTCTAGTTTTCAATATTGATTTATCACATTGGAGTAAAAACTATTGAAACTGGACTTTCCTATCCCAGCGTAAGTAAATATTACAAGAGGAACTCGTGTTGCAGTACACACCCAACACATTTCCACCCTTCTTTGTAAATGTCATCAACTATAAATTTTGTTGCCCCACGTAATCGAAGCCCTAACGAGTTTTTATAGTTGCAGGATCGGCGAACTAAAGCTCCGTTCAAACAAATTAACATATTATTCTTAGTAGTAAGACTAATATAAGCTATGGCTGTGTTTGCAGCTGCCCAACTGTTGGATGAACTCATGGGTAGGCACAGAAATGTGGCCCCCAATGAAAAAGTACAGACTACTGATTGGGAAGACCCAGAGGTAAGACAGTTTTTGGTTCTAGTCGACTTTAGGTATCTccgaattttaacatttttgaatatgaaatagtaagctaatcttctttggactattttaagcaaaaaaaattggaggatgaataacattttctttaataaaataataaaaacaaaaaaaatcatgaccATGTGTACCTATGTACGATATAAACTCGTATTTGAACATTCTCCGCAAGCCCTTCATGGTTTAATGGTAATGAGAGTGAACTATGAGTCGGTCGGCCTGGGTTCAGAGTTCAATTGTGCCAGttttacttcttttatttttttgcaaataagaattttgtagttttggaaaaattattaaatttaaatgaaattatacataaaacatgaccaaaaagacaaaattgtttatataacataaaaaaaaaaatgattttaccttttcttgtaatTAAGTCCCTTTATTTTCGTGTATAAGAACATACCAAAGACacccataatgtattatttattgttgtgtactttttacatttcaatcctaattaaaaacaatatgaaatataggcatattctatttaaaattaagtctaaagaatattaattttttatataaataacaaaaacaaaattcccttCCACCTTccttcattattcttttttattgatgttTGACATAACGCCGCGAGGTGACAGCCTTGCCATACATGTTCTttgattaaagaatttttttgattggattggattgggataaattgttttaagcTCTCTTATGCTCAAACAAGTACTCTTtatgctcaaattttaaaatattgcaaaatcggaGATACTTAAAGTTGACAAGACCccagtttttctcaaaattgttGAAATTAGAACCATTTGGTGTTAGTGGGAGGGCAAAGGCAATTCTCATAGAATCACATTTAGGGCTATATAAACTATACCTATACATgcaatttgatatttaaataagtagTGAAATGTGaaatagcatttaaaaaaagttttattaaccTATGTagaacattttttctaaaagatgGTGGGGCACATTGAAAATTCTAAGGCTTAGAAGTTTATGTGGTCCTATTGACTCTAAAACAAGGTTTCACtttcagttttcatttttatttaacctagttttaatgtaaaaaatctcAGAAAAgtgataattttgaaattttatttcagttttgtAAATTCTTCATGGTAAAGTTTTGCCCTCATGATCTTTTTGTCAACACCAGAGCTGATTTGGGGCCCTGCTTAAAAACCCATgatgaagaagccaaaaaactatttgaggaagcaaaaaagacccatttcaaaaaaatccaatatcAAGAAGATTTCATAAGGTTCTGCACCTCCATGTTGAATGATGTTGAAAGAAAAATAGTTAAAGGTAGACAAAGATTGGCGTTGAGCGGTAAAAATGTCTTGGCCTCCACAAATCCGCAATTAGCtgaaaaaaatgcagaaaaaattGGTGTATTAAATGAGCGAATCAATGAGCTAGAAAAAGAGGCTGAACAGGCTGGTACTGATGGAAATGTAGAGCAAGCTCAGGGTTTAATGAAGCTGTGTGACcaattaaaagaagaaagagACTCATTGAAAAGAGCTGAACTAGGTACCTTGGGTCTTACAGCACAACTAGCAGTCGAACAGGAGAAGCAAATGGAAGTCTGTGAGGTTTGTGGGGCTTTTTTGATTGTCGGGGATGCACAGCAGAGAATTGATGATCATTTAATGGGTAAACAGCATATGGGCTATATGAGGCTTAAAACTGCTTTAGAAGAAATCACTGATCTGGTTAGGGAGCTTAAGGAACCTAAGAAGTTTGGTAGAGAGGGAGAGAGGAGCAGGGATAGGGATAGGAGCCGCTCAAGACAAAAAATGGGGTAAGTTTTAGTGTGAATTTATGTAAGTGAGGGGTTATTTGTATGGTTAATGAATTCAAAGTGGTCCTAcatataaagtatattttttactttaggaCTGGAAGCCctgaaaaaacttacatttacATCAAATAACTGAATTACTTAAGACTGACTATAATAGATAGATAAATTCATATATTAATTcatatagataaaaaataagtataaaataagaGCACTAAGAGCACTAAGCGACATTTCCTCGTTTGGAGAAAATTCAATTTGTATATTTCAAGCTATCCCGGAAAttgtattgtaaaaattttgcaatggtgtttaaaaaaaaatattctatataagAGGTAAAATAAAGAggattattgaattttataaaaatttcatagGATCAAGGTCCAAAATGTCATTTTTGGTCTTTGGTtcctttttgaaaaactgaaaattcaaTAATCTGTTATAGTTGTCTGTCTGTCTGTCCATATTGTATGATAGAAATTATGattataaggtaaaataaaaagcaattatagacaaaaattttaattagagcTTTAgcaaaacttttgttttaaagctttttttatttatattaaaaaaaaaattaaatttcttcaatttCAAAGTCAATTTCAGGTCCAAATCCTTCCAAGTCTTCTTCAAAATTTGCTGTTTGCAGTTTGGTGTTATAAAAGTTCTTACACACTTCGGGAACTAAAGTCATGAGGCTTTGGATATCCGCTTCCTTTTTTCAGAAATCGGTTTTCCCTCtggatataatatttttagttttactcTAAAATCTCCATTTAAAGTTTTGAGTTTAATACCTTTAGATCTTTTGTCTATTTTTAGCTCCCTGTAATCGACTTCGACGTGCGAGTGTTGAAAAAAGATGCTATAAGgattttctttttcgattttgatTATTCTAGCATTTAGCCAATCAACCTTTTCACCTGTTTCAAATACCTTTCTGTTTGAAATAGCCTTCTCAACATATGTGTTCGAgatttatttcttgtttcaaAGTCTCACTTTTCTGGTTTTGTAGTTTTACTTGCTGGCTATCACATACATTGCAAGTATCTTTTATTGGAGGCTTTCttcttaaattgaaattttcataaaatatttttttgtaggtaCTTAAACTAACAAAAGGATTATTTTCAGACAAGTATAGTGAATGCATTTTTGGAACTGAAAGATCAGGGTTTAAGTACTTTGCATCTGATTTTTCCCTAGTGTAATGCGATATGTAGGTTGGGAACATAGCTATGTGACCAAGAACAGCATCCTTAGTAATttcggatattttat is drawn from Anthonomus grandis grandis chromosome 1, icAntGran1.3, whole genome shotgun sequence and contains these coding sequences:
- the LOC126734836 gene encoding luc7-like protein 3, yielding MAVFAAAQLLDELMGRHRNVAPNEKVQTTDWEDPEFCKFFMVKFCPHDLFVNTRADLGPCLKTHDEEAKKLFEEAKKTHFKKIQYQEDFIRFCTSMLNDVERKIVKGRQRLALSGKNVLASTNPQLAEKNAEKIGVLNERINELEKEAEQAGTDGNVEQAQGLMKLCDQLKEERDSLKRAELGTLGLTAQLAVEQEKQMEVCEVCGAFLIVGDAQQRIDDHLMGKQHMGYMRLKTALEEITDLVRELKEPKKFGREGERSRDRDRSRSRQKMGEKEKRNDDRYGKERRHRGHSRDEEGKQGERSRDKERRHHSDKEDRHRHHHHHHHHSHRHRR